A DNA window from Mus caroli chromosome 8, CAROLI_EIJ_v1.1, whole genome shotgun sequence contains the following coding sequences:
- the LOC110299549 gene encoding protein Tex24-like, giving the protein MSSQRLNSTFLKVRRLSLLSSNERLLGQTSGLATGSRLVTQGVNDLKVIPGSRPDLGADQPQHSLVELPSTAPGKRKPCHLPRLISSAGKGHAPDPNPNLSIVSKRIFLGESVVEGPEDRQTVVGPSGLPKNSPKATAGEAQGKKRTMELLNKARKQTEKSPNLRDIRQLLKQEVFMNNTHPCKKHLKQQPTSLEEWRRGCLGGDKTGLIQSQEPFGCCERLALEENTFLKGKKAQSQLLEVTSLQAEANPELLRRRRRMQALEMIAKTHDRGFSLEKAVFLSREKVKPSSQDIDQSPPERNNNKPKWRPKVEDWDHTVQGTPVVLTVRDHSYDSRAQNQWGCDEIFHSRDGRCT; this is encoded by the exons ATGAGTTCCCAAAGGCTGAATTCCACCTTTCTGAAAGTCAGGAGACTTTCATTACTTTCCAGTAATGAAAGATTACTTGGACAAACCTCTGGACTGGCCACAGGGTCGAGGTTGGTAACCCAGGGGGTTAATGACCTCAAGGTCATCCCAGGAAGTAGACCAGATCTGGGTGCTGATCAGCCACAGCACAGTCTGGTGGAGCTGCCTAGCACTGCTCCTGGCAAGAGGAAACCATGTCATCTCCCACGCCTTATAAGCAGTGCTGGCAAGGGCCATGCCCCTGACCCTAATCCAAACTTGTCGATAGTGTCCAAAAGAATCTTTCTGGGCGAATCTGTGGTGGAAGGCCCCGAGGACAGGCAGACAGTTGTTGGACCCAGTGGCTTGCCAAAGAATAGCCCCAAAGCAACAGCAGGGGAGGCCcaagggaagaagaggacaaTGGAGTTGCTTAACAAGgctagaaagcaaacagaaaaatcccCAAATCTAAGAGACATCAGACAGCTCCTGAAGCAAGAGGTGTTTATGAACAACACACACCCATGCAAGAAACAtctaaaacagcaaccaacaagcCTTGAGGAGTGGAGGAGGGGTTGTCTAGGGGGAGACAAGACAGGACTCATCCAGTCACAAGAACCTTTTGGGTGCTGTGAACGTCTTGCCCTTGAAGAAAACACCTTTTTGAAGG GAAAGAAGGCACAGTCGCAACTGTTGGAAGTAACTTCCCTGCAGGCAGAAGCCAACCCCGAGctcctcaggaggaggaggaggatgcaggCTTTGGAGATGATTGCCAAAACGCATGACAGAGGATTCAGCCTAGAAAAGGCAGTCTTCCTAAGCAGAGAGAAAGTAAAACCATCTTCTCAGGACATTGATCAGAGCCCTCCtgaaagaaacaacaataaacctAAGTGGAGGCCAAAGGTGGAAGACTGGGACCACACAGTCCAGGGAACTCCAGTGGTGCTTACAGTTCGGGACCATAGTTATGATTCACGG GCTCAGAACCAATGGGGCTGTGATGAAATATTTCATTCCAGAGATGGGCGATGTACTTAA